The following proteins come from a genomic window of Lolium rigidum isolate FL_2022 chromosome 5, APGP_CSIRO_Lrig_0.1, whole genome shotgun sequence:
- the LOC124658344 gene encoding transcription factor MYB83-like, translating to MRKPIDCPTTKCGGGVVAPGNSNVGAAAAAKLRKGLWSPEEDERLVAYMLRSGQGSWSDVARNAGLHRCGKSCRLRWINYLRPDLKRGAFSPQEEDLIVNLHAILGNRWSQIAARLPGRTDNEIKNFWNSTIKKRLKMSSAASSPATTECASPPDAKHDGGSASCLDLTSLDDGGHHAMKSVWRMDSSSSTSSSSSMQQPSRPSTIAVAAARVYGGLLLPLPDQVCGVAPSTDTSALPFFHDHASFKQVDPFHGGSYYNHGMAMGGGSGCFTAEEGAVGVGSEHGVLFNVPPLLEPMAVALQGQTLTASSGKDSNINHKNINMSAEATTLSSNNGSNITDSNNNKNNVNSVISYWEQHGHQQHMSRNVVMGEWDLEELMKDVSSMPFLDFQVE from the exons ATGAGGAAGCCCATAGACTGCCCAACGACGaagtgcggcggcggcgtggtggcgccGGGAAACAGCAATGTGGGCGCTGCAGCAGCCGCGAAGCTGCGGAAGGGgctgtggtcgccggaggaggacgaaAGGCTGGTGGCGTACATGCTGCGGAGCGGGCAGGGATCGTGGAGCGACGTGGCGCGCAACGCCGGGCTTCACCGGTGCGGCAAAAGCTGCCGCCTCCGGTGGATCAACTACCTCCGGCCGGACCTCAAGCGGGGCGCCTTCTCGCCACAAGAAGAGGACCTGATCGTCAACCTCCACGCTATCCTCGGCAACAG GTGGTCTCAGATCGCTGCCAGGCTGCCGGGGCGCACCGACAACGAGATCAAAAACTTCTGGAACTCCACCATCAAGAAGCGGCTCAAGATGAGCTCCGCGGCTTCGTCTCCGGCAACAACGGAATGCGCGTCACCGCCGGATGCCAAGCATGACGGTGGCAGTGCCAGCTGCCTCGACCTCACCAGCTTAGATGACGGCGGTCACCACGCAATGAAGAGCGTGTGGcggatggactcctcctcctccacctcctcgtccTCATCGATGCAGCAGCCGAGCCGGCCGTCGACGATCGCTGTAGCTGCGGCCAGGGTCtacggcggcctcctcctccccctccctgaCCAAGTCTGTGGCGTCGCACCGTCCACCGACACGTCGGCCCTGCCCTTCTTCCACGACCATGCATCCTTTAAGCAGGTTGATCCATTTCATGGTGGTAGCTACTACAACCATGGGATGGCAATGGGAGGAGGAAGCGGTTGCTTCACGGCAGAAGAAGGAGCAGTCGGCGTAGGAAGCGAACATGGTGTCCTCTTCAACGTGCCCCCTCTGCTAGAGCCCATGGCGGTAGCATTACAAGGTCAAACCCTAACGGCATCAAGTGGTAAGGACAGCAACATCAACCATAAAAATATTAACATGTCTGCTGAGGCTACCACACTGAGCAGCAACAATGGCAGCAACATTAcggacagcaacaacaacaaaaacaatgtCAACAGTGTGATCTCCTACTGGGAGCAGCATGGTCACCAGCAGCACATGAGCAGGAACGTAGTCATGGGGGAGTGGGACTTGGAGGAGCTGATGAAAGATGTGTCATCTATGCCTTTCCTTGATTTCCAAGTTGAGTGA